A section of the Branchiostoma lanceolatum isolate klBraLanc5 chromosome 19, klBraLanc5.hap2, whole genome shotgun sequence genome encodes:
- the LOC136425182 gene encoding matrilin-2-like — protein sequence MRRHAWVSVNTEPGFYCACPDGYRLNDDEETCMGLMMMRRHAWVSVNTEPGFYCDCPDGYRLNDDEETCMGLTMMRRPAWVSVNTEPGFYCACPDGYRLNDDEETCMGLMMMRRPAWVSVNTEPGFYCACPDGYRLNDDEETCMGLMMMKRLAWVSVNTEPGFYCGCPDGYRLNDDEETCMGLMMMKRLAWVSVNTEPGFYCGCPDGYRLNDDEETCMGECEHRAGVLL from the exons ATGAGGAGACATGCATGGGTGAGTGTGAACACAGAGCCGGGGTTCTACTGTGCCTGCCCTGATGGGTACAGGCTTAATGATGATGAGGAGACCTGCATGG GCTTAATGATGATGAGGAGACATGCATGGGTAAGTGTGAACACAGAGCCGGGGTTCTACTGTGACTGCCCTGATGGCTACAGGCTTAATGATGATGAGGAGACCTGCATGG GCTTAACGATGATGAGGAGACCTGCATGGGTGAGTGTGAACACAGAGCCTGGGTTCTACTGTGCCTGCCCTGATGGGTACAGGCTTAACGATGATGAGGAGACCTGCATGG GCTTAATGATGATGAGGAGACCTGCATGGGTGAGTGTGAACACAGAGCCTGGGTTCTACTGTGCCTGTCCTGATGGGTACAGGCTTAATGATGATGAGGAGACCTGCATGG GcttaatgatgatgaagagaCTTGCATGGGTAAGTGTGAACACAGAGCCTGGGTTCTACTGTGGCTGTCCTGATGGGTACAGGCTTAACGATGATGAGGAGACCTGCATGG GcttaatgatgatgaagagaCTTGCATGGGTAAGTGTGAACACAGAGCCTGGGTTCTACTGTGGCTGTCCTGATGGGTACAGGCTTAACGATGATGAGGAGACCTGCATGGGTGAGTGTGAACACAGAGCCGGGGTTCTACTGTGA